CCCGACCTTCCGCCGCCTCCTCAGAAAGGTAGCTTCTCGATACGGACAAGGCGAATGAGCTCTCCCCACATGTGGGAGCTCATTCCCTCAAAGGGCTCCGCCACAAAGGCAACCCGAAGCCCATCCTCCCGGAAATCCTCGGGGAGGTTCACCGGTTCGTACCGCTTCCCGTTATCGGCGACAATCCCAAAGAACCCTCCCTCCAGGGGCACGTAGGTAACCGTCCCCGTTCCCCGAATCCCACCGCAGAGAGGGCACTCCCTCTGGCATCCGAAAAAGCTCAAGAGAAGAACCACCGCTAAGGTAGCCTCAAGAAAGACAAAGATTTTCCGCACAAGACCACTCCTTTCACCATGCCCAGAGATTCAGGTACCATGCAATGATTTCCTCCCCGAAAAAGAGGCTCACTATGGCTCCAAAAGAAAGGAAGGGACCGAAAGGCAGAGGGTCCTTGAGGGTTTTTTTTCGAAGGAGAACGAGGAAAAGCCCCACAATGCTTCCTGAAAAGAACGCTAAAAGAAAGGCAACCACGCTGAGCCGAAAGCCCAGAAAAAGCCCGATGCTTCCAGCAAGCTTCACATCCCCAAAACCCATGCCCTGGGGGAAAAGGAGGTGGAGGAAAAGGAAAAGGCCGAAGAGGAAGGAGGCTCCAAGGAGAGGCGAGAGAACACTCCGCTCAAGAAAAACCTTGGCCACCCCCACCCCAAAAAGGCAAAGAACCAGGGAATCGGGAATGGCGTAGTGCCGGAGGTCGTAGAGGGAAACGGCAAGAAGGAGAGCAAGAAAAGAGAGCTCAAGGAGAGTCATAAAACACAAGAGAAACCCCCGGCGCCTCGAGGCGCCGGGGGAAAGGGTTACCAGATAAGATCCTCGCCAGTGGGGTCATCAGTCTCGTTTAATCCGGTTGCATTATTTACGGCTTCCTTTATACTCGCTCCCTCCCCGATTGCCCCTCCGGGACCGGCGGCAAAATACTTACCACCATAGGGATTGGGATCCCAGATGGCGTAGGTATCATTAGGAGAGGTTTTCTGGAATGCTTGGTATTTGTAATTCTTCCCTCCAGGTGGAACCGGAGCCTTGGGGATGTAGGCCTGAAGCCATTCTACAGCATCATCATTACTCCCACTACCACCACTGGCCTGTGCAGGATACGTACTCCCTACACCCGGATTCTCCGTCATATAAAGCTCCATGGAGCTTGCGAGCTGGTGGAGGTTGGCCTTTGTGGCCGCCTGAGCGGCAGTGGTTCGGGCGGTGAGATACCTCGGAATGGCAATAGAGAGCAGGAACCCCAGAATCGCCACGACCACGATGAGCTCAACCAGGGTAAAACCTTGGTTTTTCTTTTTCCTCACCGAACGCATGGTTTCACCTCCGAATCGCAAGGGTCATGGAATCAGGATAAAGAATGATGCCAATTTCTTCTCCCTCCACATCCCCCCTTTTATTATACACTTCACATTCCTCCTCCCATTCCCCGAGAGGCCATCTCGAAAATCGGCATGAAGAAAGCCAAGGCGACGAAGAAAACGCCCACTCCGATGATGAGGGTGAGGACGGGCTCAATGATTGCCGAAAGACGGGAGACGAAAATCCCGATTTCCTTGTCGTAGAGCTCGGTCGTTTTCCCAAGGGTGAACTCAAGGTTTCCCGCTTCCTCGCCGACGCTCACCATCTGGACGACAAAGGGCGGGAAGAAGGGATGTTCCAGAAGGCTCTGGG
This window of the Candidatus Caldatribacterium sp. genome carries:
- a CDS encoding prepilin peptidase gives rise to the protein MTLLELSFLALLLAVSLYDLRHYAIPDSLVLCLFGVGVAKVFLERSVLSPLLGASFLFGLFLFLHLLFPQGMGFGDVKLAGSIGLFLGFRLSVVAFLLAFFSGSIVGLFLVLLRKKTLKDPLPFGPFLSFGAIVSLFFGEEIIAWYLNLWAW
- a CDS encoding type II secretion system protein codes for the protein MRKKKNQGFTLVELIVVVAILGFLLSIAIPRYLTARTTAAQAATKANLHQLASSMELYMTENPGVGSTYPAQASGGSGSNDDAVEWLQAYIPKAPVPPGGKNYKYQAFQKTSPNDTYAIWDPNPYGGKYFAAGPGGAIGEGASIKEAVNNATGLNETDDPTGEDLIW